The Oncorhynchus tshawytscha isolate Ot180627B linkage group LG12, Otsh_v2.0, whole genome shotgun sequence genome includes a window with the following:
- the sept5a gene encoding septin 5a isoform X1 produces the protein MDAIMLQEKLVERLLCPRVRTARRKEKQYVGFATLPNQVHRKSVKKGFDFTLMVAGESGMGKSTLVNSLFLTDLYKDRKLLNAEERINQTVEIIKHTVDIEEKGVKLKLTIVDTPGFGDAVNNNECWKPITDYIDQQFEQYFRDESGLNRKNIQDNRVHCCLYFIPPFGHGLRPVDVEFMKALHEKVNVVPLIAKADCLTPNEIKKLKDRVREEIERFGIKVYQFPECDSDEDEEFKQLDKELKECCPLAVIGSNTVVEARGQRVRGRLYPWGIVEVENQSHCDFVKLRNMLIRSHMHDLKDVTCDVHYENYRAQCIQDMTSKLTQDNRMESPIPILPLSTPDVETDRLIKMKDEELARMQEMLNKMQQQIHDGKDQ, from the exons ATGGATGCTATCATGCTGCAGGAGAAACTAGTGGAACGCTTGCTGTGCCCTCGAGTCAGAACCGCGAGGCGGAAG gagaagCAGTATGTGGGCTTTGCCACCCTCCCTAACCAGGTGCACAGGAAGTCAGTGAAAAAGGGTTTTGACTTCACTCTCATGGTCGCCG GGGAGTCTGGTATGGGTAAATCTACTCTTGTCAACAGCCTGTTCCTCACAGACCTGTACAAGGACAGGAAACTACTCAACGCTGAgg agcGTATCAACCAGACAGTGGAAATCATTAAGCATACAGTGGACATTGAGGAGAAAGGAGTGAAGCTCAAATTGACCATTGTAGACACGCCAGGGTTTGGAGATGCTGTCAACAACAATGAATG ctggaAGCCGATCACAGACTACATCGACCAGCAGTTTGAGCAGTACTTCAGAGATGAGAGTGGACTGAACAGGAAGAATATACAGGACAACAGAGTCCACTGCTGCCTCTACTTTATTCCTCCGTTCGGACACGG ACTGCGTCCAGTAGATGTTGAGTTTATGAAGGCTCTCCATGAGAAGGTGAACGTGGTTCCTCTCATTGCCAAGGCTGACTGTCTCACTCCCAATGAGATCAAGAAACTCAAAGACAGG gtCCGTGAGGAAATTGAGAGGTTTGGCATTAAGGTGTACCAGTTCCCAGAGTGTGACTCTGATGAGGACGAGGAGTTCAAACAACTGGACAAAGAACTGAAG gagtgctGTCCGTTAGCAGTAATTGGCAGTAACACAGTGGTTGAGGCCAGGggccagagagtgagagggagactcTATCCATGGGGTATTGTGGAAG tgGAGAACCAGTCTCACTGTGACTTTGTGAAGCTGAGGAACATGTTGATTCGCTCTCACATGCATGACCTCAAAGACGTGACATGTGATGTGCACTATGAGAACTATAGAGCCCAGTGTATACAGGACATGACCAG TAAACTGACGCAGGACAACCGCATGGAAAGCCCGATCCCCATCCTGCCCCTATCCACCCCAGATGTGGAAACAGACAGACTCATCAAGATGAAAGATGAAGAG